A window from Gottschalkiaceae bacterium SANA encodes these proteins:
- a CDS encoding zinc-binding dehydrogenase produces MIAKEIIINGIEDVSLVEREIYPESLQGTECLIETAISLISPGTELSRVFGLKAGATYPVYPGYCSVGTIQAKGNDLSHVQVGDRVLFSGPHASFKLYDYTKSDGGILFPLDPALSDEEGAFLMMCWIAMNGILPAEVKLGDQVVVFGLGTLGLILSLLYQEMGVDVLAVDPVKERCDLAKTMGVTATLDCPPAEQIDSIMAHTNQQGADIVVDATGLSACILSSFQVAAKNGQVLLLGSPRTPFTTDVTPYLNMIHRKMLTVRGSFNRRYPYQEQEGSRLSITRSLTYLSGLLIKKKINVSHFISHVLPPEEAMTGYWGLMHQKNTYTGVIIQWKNQGGEEA; encoded by the coding sequence ATGATTGCCAAAGAAATTATCATCAACGGAATCGAAGATGTTTCCCTTGTTGAACGAGAAATTTATCCGGAATCCTTACAGGGAACTGAATGTCTAATCGAAACCGCCATATCCCTAATTAGTCCCGGCACGGAATTATCTCGCGTATTCGGACTCAAGGCTGGCGCTACTTATCCGGTATATCCTGGATACTGTTCCGTTGGCACCATTCAAGCGAAAGGCAATGATTTGTCCCATGTTCAAGTTGGCGACCGAGTTCTTTTCAGTGGTCCCCATGCCAGTTTTAAACTTTATGACTATACCAAAAGTGATGGCGGCATTCTGTTTCCATTAGACCCTGCACTTAGCGATGAGGAGGGTGCCTTTCTCATGATGTGCTGGATCGCTATGAACGGCATCTTGCCGGCAGAAGTAAAACTAGGCGACCAAGTCGTCGTTTTTGGTCTTGGAACCTTAGGCCTCATCCTCTCTCTCCTCTATCAGGAAATGGGCGTTGATGTACTCGCTGTTGATCCCGTCAAAGAGCGATGCGATTTGGCAAAGACCATGGGCGTTACAGCTACCCTCGATTGCCCGCCTGCAGAGCAGATTGACTCAATCATGGCCCATACCAACCAGCAGGGTGCCGACATCGTGGTTGATGCAACCGGTTTGTCCGCCTGCATCCTTTCAAGTTTTCAAGTGGCGGCCAAAAATGGGCAGGTTTTGCTTTTAGGATCACCGCGGACCCCCTTTACAACCGATGTTACACCTTACTTAAATATGATTCACCGAAAAATGCTAACGGTGCGCGGTTCTTTTAATCGACGCTATCCTTATCAAGAACAAGAAGGGTCCCGACTTAGCATCACCAGAAGTCTCACCTATCTATCAGGACTACTAATCAAGAAAAAAATCAATGTCTCGCATTTCATCAGCCATGTATTGCCGCCAGAAGAGGCCATGACAGGCTATTGGGGACTGATGCATCAAAAAAACACATATACGGGTGTCATCATCCAATGGAAAAACCAAGGAGGAGAAGAAGCATGA
- the rpsT gene encoding 30S ribosomal protein S20 yields MANIKSAKKRVLVTQTKTAINRSRKTEVKGLIKKFELALEAGNTEEAKALLHDVESTIDKATSKGVFKKETSSRKVGRLHRRLNTLA; encoded by the coding sequence ATGGCAAATATCAAATCTGCGAAAAAACGTGTTTTAGTTACTCAAACAAAAACGGCGATAAACCGTAGTCGAAAAACCGAAGTCAAAGGACTAATTAAAAAGTTCGAACTGGCTCTTGAGGCTGGAAATACTGAAGAAGCAAAAGCGTTGTTACATGATGTTGAATCAACAATTGACAAAGCTACTTCTAAAGGTGTATTCAAAAAAGAAACTTCTTCTCGTAAAGTTGGTCGACTTCACCGAAGACTAAACACATTGGCATAG
- the lepA gene encoding translation elongation factor 4, with translation MNRQQHIRNFSIIAHIDHGKSTLADRLIEETGMLTQREMQNQILDSMDLERERGITIKLNATRLVYKADDGDEYVLNLIDTPGHVDFHYEVSRSLAACEGALLVVDAAQGIEAQTLANVYLALEQDLEIVPVINKIDLPSARPEEIKQEIEDVIGLDCEEAPLVSAKAGLNIRDVLESLVKNVPAPTGDEGAPLKALIFDSYYDSYKGVVVDIRVMDGAVKRGDKILMMATDTELEVTEVGVFTPSMTPIDELKAGDVGYLAASIKEVRLAQVGDTITEAERPTAEALPGYKKATSMVFCGIYPAEGEDYNNVRDALEKLQVNDAALSFEPETSVALGFGFRCGFLGLLHLEIIQERLEREFDLNLVTTAPSVIYRLTLTSGEVVEIQNPTNFPETTLIETMEEPIVEVNIMSPTDFVGPIMDLCQTRRAVFKDMEYLEETRVMIHYDMPLNEVIYDFFDALKSRTKGYASMDYEMKGYQVSKLVRLDMLINGELVDAFSIIVHEETAYQRARQIAERLREVIPRHQFTVPIQATIGSKVIARETIRALRKDVLAKCYGGDISRKKKLLSKQKEGKKRMRQVGSVSVPQEAFLAVLKFDSSKK, from the coding sequence ATGAATCGACAGCAACATATAAGAAACTTTTCGATTATTGCGCATATCGACCATGGGAAGTCTACCCTGGCGGATCGCTTGATAGAAGAAACAGGTATGTTAACTCAACGTGAAATGCAAAATCAAATTTTAGATAGTATGGATTTAGAGCGGGAGCGTGGGATCACCATTAAGCTAAATGCAACCCGTCTAGTGTATAAGGCGGATGACGGGGATGAATATGTATTGAACTTAATTGATACCCCAGGTCACGTCGACTTCCATTATGAAGTATCTCGATCCTTAGCTGCCTGTGAAGGGGCACTTTTGGTGGTGGATGCCGCTCAGGGAATTGAAGCACAGACTTTGGCGAATGTCTATTTGGCTTTGGAACAGGACCTAGAGATTGTCCCTGTGATAAACAAGATTGATCTACCAAGCGCAAGACCAGAAGAGATCAAGCAAGAAATTGAGGATGTAATTGGCTTGGATTGTGAAGAGGCACCCTTGGTTTCTGCTAAAGCGGGATTGAATATCAGAGACGTGTTAGAATCTTTGGTTAAAAATGTGCCAGCACCAACTGGAGATGAAGGCGCACCTCTTAAGGCTTTGATCTTTGACTCTTATTACGACAGCTACAAAGGTGTTGTTGTGGATATCCGCGTGATGGATGGTGCGGTGAAACGGGGCGACAAGATTTTGATGATGGCAACTGATACTGAATTAGAAGTGACGGAAGTGGGTGTATTTACGCCAAGCATGACACCGATTGATGAATTGAAGGCCGGTGACGTTGGGTATTTAGCAGCCAGCATCAAAGAGGTTCGCTTGGCACAAGTGGGCGATACCATTACGGAAGCGGAACGTCCGACTGCGGAGGCTTTGCCAGGCTATAAAAAAGCAACGTCCATGGTATTCTGTGGAATCTATCCGGCTGAGGGTGAGGATTATAACAATGTACGCGATGCCCTAGAAAAATTACAGGTTAATGATGCGGCACTATCCTTTGAACCAGAAACATCAGTTGCCTTGGGATTTGGATTTCGATGTGGATTTTTGGGTCTTTTACATCTAGAAATTATTCAGGAACGTTTGGAGCGTGAGTTTGACCTAAATTTGGTAACGACCGCACCGAGTGTTATTTACCGTCTTACTTTGACTTCGGGCGAGGTGGTTGAGATTCAAAATCCAACAAACTTCCCCGAGACAACCTTGATTGAAACGATGGAAGAACCCATTGTCGAAGTTAATATCATGTCGCCGACGGATTTTGTCGGACCGATTATGGATTTATGTCAGACACGACGGGCTGTCTTTAAGGATATGGAGTATCTGGAAGAGACTCGTGTGATGATTCATTATGATATGCCTTTGAATGAAGTGATCTACGATTTCTTCGATGCCTTAAAATCTCGTACCAAGGGCTATGCGTCTATGGATTATGAGATGAAGGGGTATCAGGTGTCAAAATTGGTACGGTTGGATATGTTGATCAATGGAGAATTGGTGGATGCTTTTTCCATTATTGTTCATGAAGAGACAGCCTATCAACGCGCGCGTCAGATTGCGGAACGTTTGAGGGAAGTGATTCCTCGTCATCAATTTACCGTGCCGATTCAGGCGACCATTGGTAGCAAGGTAATTGCTCGGGAGACGATTCGTGCCTTGCGCAAAGATGTCTTGGCCAAGTGTTACGGTGGCGATATTTCACGAAAGAAGAAGTTGTTGTCGAAACAAAAGGAAGGCAAGAAACGAATGCGCCAAGTTGGATCCGTATCGGTTCCACAGGAAGCATTCTTAGCAGTATTGAAATTTGATAGCTCGAAAAAATAG
- the hemW gene encoding radical SAM family heme chaperone HemW codes for MKKQRMAIYVHIPFCVRKCRYCDFLSFPWDSVKAEVYVADLLKEIGQADWSRVEYIESIFIGGGTPSLLAASVIGEILETIFAKAPLSRDCEISMEANPGTVDLKQLKALRKFGINRISLGAQCFQPEILKKLGRIHDDKTIEKTARDVVEAGFSNWNLDLMFDLPGQGIEDVEESIRRAIALSPTHLSYYSLIVESGTPFYEEWEEGRLPMATEEGNRALYHHGRRLMEAAGYHQYEISNFAKRGKACRQNLAYWRRRPYLGFGLGAASMEENSRYINPRDFQIYHSRISQGAMVRELEESMGVQEALSEAMILGLRLTHGISMAELIGKFGSEVDSIRPLIIEQQRLGLLIPGEERIALTEAGMDLANQVMINFL; via the coding sequence ATGAAAAAACAAAGAATGGCTATTTATGTGCATATTCCATTTTGTGTTCGAAAATGCCGATATTGTGATTTTCTTTCTTTTCCGTGGGATTCCGTTAAGGCTGAAGTGTATGTGGCGGATCTTTTGAAGGAAATCGGTCAGGCAGATTGGTCTCGTGTAGAATATATTGAAAGCATATTTATCGGCGGAGGAACGCCAAGTTTGCTGGCAGCTTCTGTAATTGGAGAAATTCTGGAAACGATTTTCGCGAAAGCACCCCTATCGAGGGATTGTGAGATTTCTATGGAGGCGAACCCGGGAACGGTGGATCTTAAACAGTTAAAAGCCTTGCGGAAATTTGGGATCAACCGGATCAGCTTGGGGGCACAGTGTTTCCAACCGGAAATCTTAAAAAAGTTGGGCCGAATACATGATGACAAGACCATTGAAAAGACAGCGAGAGATGTGGTTGAGGCAGGGTTTTCAAATTGGAATCTCGACTTGATGTTTGATCTGCCAGGCCAGGGGATTGAAGACGTAGAAGAGAGTATTAGGCGCGCTATTGCCCTTTCTCCAACACATCTTTCCTATTATAGCCTGATTGTTGAATCTGGAACGCCCTTCTATGAAGAATGGGAAGAAGGTCGTTTGCCGATGGCGACGGAGGAAGGGAACCGAGCCCTCTATCATCACGGACGGCGATTGATGGAAGCGGCTGGTTATCATCAGTATGAAATTTCGAACTTTGCAAAGAGAGGAAAGGCGTGCAGGCAGAACCTTGCTTATTGGCGGCGTCGCCCGTATCTTGGGTTTGGATTGGGTGCGGCTTCTATGGAAGAAAATTCTCGCTACATCAACCCTCGTGACTTTCAAATCTATCACAGTCGGATCAGCCAAGGTGCGATGGTGAGAGAATTGGAAGAAAGCATGGGGGTTCAAGAAGCCTTATCGGAGGCGATGATCTTAGGTCTTCGTTTGACCCATGGAATTTCCATGGCTGAATTAATTGGAAAATTTGGATCAGAAGTGGACTCGATTCGACCATTGATTATCGAGCAGCAGCGCCTGGGCTTGCTCATTCCTGGTGAAGAGCGGATTGCTTTGACGGAAGCGGGGATGGATTTGGCCAATCAAGTAATGATAAATTTTTTGTAA
- a CDS encoding Gfo/Idh/MocA family oxidoreductase, protein MKFGVIGTNFVSDFFMNGAAEVDACQVVAVCSRKMENAKAFAEKYEIPNAFDSYVEMAESNLIDAVYIAVPNGLHLEVSQYFLSRKIPTFCEKPLAGNLTEVQSMIACAKKNQTYLQEGLIPLYNPNFQILKENLPKLGRIHQATFNFSKYSSRYDAYLRGENPTTFRRELANGAIMDLGVYVFADCVGLWGKPNTVLSACSLLDTGADVSGTSILVYDDFPVTLSYSKASDTENQCEICGENGILTFDIPSMPTIVTFIDRKTKERTVLSVPKKENFYYEISEMINRVEAGEIESSKVPFETSLAVHEVITQCRKQAGIVFPCDEV, encoded by the coding sequence ATGAAATTTGGCGTAATTGGAACCAATTTTGTATCAGACTTTTTTATGAATGGAGCAGCGGAGGTGGACGCTTGCCAAGTGGTTGCCGTTTGCAGTCGAAAAATGGAAAATGCAAAAGCCTTTGCTGAGAAATATGAAATCCCCAACGCCTTTGATTCTTACGTAGAGATGGCAGAATCAAACCTAATTGACGCCGTTTACATTGCCGTCCCCAATGGTCTGCATCTAGAAGTTAGCCAATACTTTTTGTCACGAAAAATTCCAACCTTCTGTGAAAAACCTTTAGCTGGCAATCTTACGGAAGTTCAATCCATGATCGCCTGCGCCAAAAAGAATCAAACCTATTTGCAGGAAGGCTTAATTCCTCTCTACAACCCAAATTTTCAAATACTTAAGGAAAACCTGCCGAAACTTGGCAGAATCCATCAGGCTACCTTTAACTTTTCCAAGTACTCCTCTCGCTACGATGCCTATCTACGGGGTGAGAATCCTACCACCTTCCGCCGAGAATTAGCCAATGGTGCCATTATGGATCTAGGCGTTTATGTTTTCGCCGACTGTGTCGGACTTTGGGGCAAACCCAATACTGTGCTGAGTGCCTGCTCTCTCTTGGATACCGGTGCCGATGTATCGGGAACTAGCATTCTCGTTTATGATGACTTCCCCGTTACCTTGTCCTATTCCAAGGCCAGTGATACAGAAAACCAATGTGAGATCTGCGGAGAGAATGGAATACTGACCTTCGATATTCCTAGCATGCCAACAATAGTAACCTTTATTGATCGAAAAACAAAGGAACGCACAGTACTAAGTGTTCCAAAAAAAGAAAATTTCTACTATGAAATCTCAGAAATGATCAACCGCGTCGAGGCGGGAGAGATCGAATCAAGCAAGGTACCTTTCGAAACCAGTCTAGCGGTCCACGAAGTGATCACCCAATGCCGAAAACAAGCAGGAATCGTCTTTCCTTGTGACGAAGTATAA
- the holA gene encoding DNA polymerase III subunit delta, whose amino-acid sequence MSYQVVMKQIKAGNPLPVMVFYGEERFLMDWSLEQLEIAVIGKENLAFNRIRLDGKTCTEAEIVDQCETFSFFAQKKMVIVDDYEALTTKGKGKLARLEAYAAAPASETILIFLYREGKPDGRKACVKTIKKNGGILEFARIDRKALMGWITKRVQAGKCRITPDAMEALISMTGYLDRNSEWTLYDMENEVNKLLDYGDRKRWITLEEVEAVGIRGLENDVFRMVDAITRNQPKLVFLLVHDLLESGEAVEKILYMIARQFRLLALAKLHLAKGYGPSELAKRMKVQPFVAKRLVAQATPVTQKALDTHLEQCIDADQAIKTGQDRNLTLEMLLAQLVSK is encoded by the coding sequence ATGAGTTATCAAGTGGTGATGAAACAAATCAAAGCGGGGAATCCATTACCGGTTATGGTCTTTTATGGAGAGGAACGCTTTTTAATGGATTGGTCTTTGGAACAATTGGAAATTGCTGTCATTGGCAAAGAGAATTTGGCTTTTAATCGAATCCGATTGGACGGAAAGACCTGTACGGAAGCGGAGATTGTGGATCAATGTGAAACCTTTTCTTTCTTTGCGCAAAAAAAGATGGTAATTGTTGATGATTATGAAGCCTTGACAACTAAGGGAAAGGGTAAACTTGCCCGGCTTGAGGCTTATGCTGCGGCACCGGCTTCTGAAACCATTCTGATCTTTCTGTATCGGGAGGGGAAACCTGATGGCCGTAAAGCCTGTGTAAAAACGATTAAAAAAAATGGTGGTATTCTTGAGTTTGCAAGAATCGATCGCAAAGCTCTGATGGGATGGATCACAAAACGGGTTCAGGCGGGGAAATGCCGTATTACACCGGATGCTATGGAAGCGCTGATTTCCATGACGGGTTATCTGGATCGCAACAGTGAGTGGACCCTCTATGATATGGAAAACGAAGTGAATAAGCTTTTGGATTATGGAGATCGAAAGAGATGGATTACCTTAGAAGAGGTGGAAGCAGTTGGGATTCGTGGTTTGGAGAATGATGTATTTCGTATGGTGGACGCCATTACAAGAAATCAGCCAAAGTTGGTCTTCCTTCTGGTTCACGATCTCTTGGAGAGCGGAGAGGCGGTTGAAAAGATTCTTTATATGATTGCCCGACAGTTTCGTTTATTGGCCTTGGCGAAACTCCATCTTGCCAAGGGCTATGGTCCTTCGGAATTGGCCAAGCGTATGAAGGTGCAGCCTTTTGTGGCCAAGCGGCTTGTGGCTCAAGCAACTCCGGTGACGCAAAAAGCCTTGGATACTCATCTTGAACAATGTATTGATGCGGATCAGGCTATTAAAACGGGACAGGACCGCAACCTGACGTTAGAGATGCTTTTGGCGCAATTGGTGAGCAAATAG
- a CDS encoding aminopeptidase P family protein, giving the protein MVKTKQAIIKRREKLLKHLKPGTLALLFSGRAPYRSADAKYPFHVNRNFYYLTGVDRENFVLYLYKSPKGEICEQIFLEELNPEMEKWTGFRMKPEEASAISGIEKTGFVSDLQNQVFRLMAGFQVTSLALDLERPSWEFAGYEAHRFLENVQPKYPQIPLYDLSPYFAERRMIKDEMEIQALRKAIAITEKGLDRVLDRLKPGLMEYEVQAAFESTVMENGSCPAFSTIAVGGENAVVLHYEDNNKKLNDGECILLDLGADWSKYSADISRTYPVNGRFSERQRAVYEAVLDTLKTVTAAVKPGKTLMNLQNLSKEILGGHLKALGLIEREDEIIKYYYHGIGHHLGLDTHDAFHRGLELKPGMVITVEPGLYIKEWGVGVRIEDDVLVTETGYEVLSASIIREADEIEARMNHNSMS; this is encoded by the coding sequence ATGGTGAAAACAAAGCAAGCGATTATCAAGAGAAGAGAAAAATTATTGAAGCATCTGAAACCGGGTACCTTGGCGTTGCTATTTTCGGGACGAGCACCTTATCGTTCGGCTGATGCGAAATACCCATTTCACGTGAATCGGAATTTTTATTATCTGACAGGGGTTGATCGAGAGAATTTTGTTTTGTATCTTTATAAGTCGCCAAAGGGAGAAATCTGCGAGCAAATATTTCTAGAAGAATTGAATCCAGAGATGGAGAAGTGGACAGGGTTTCGTATGAAGCCTGAGGAAGCGAGTGCAATTAGTGGAATTGAGAAAACTGGATTCGTTTCTGATCTTCAAAATCAGGTATTTCGCTTGATGGCTGGATTTCAAGTGACATCTTTGGCTTTGGATTTAGAGCGCCCATCCTGGGAGTTTGCTGGCTATGAGGCCCATCGCTTTTTAGAAAATGTACAACCAAAATACCCACAAATCCCTTTATATGATCTGTCGCCGTATTTTGCTGAAAGGCGAATGATCAAAGATGAGATGGAAATTCAAGCACTTAGAAAGGCGATTGCCATCACAGAGAAAGGCTTGGATCGCGTACTGGATCGTTTGAAACCCGGTCTTATGGAATATGAGGTACAGGCTGCTTTTGAATCAACCGTGATGGAAAATGGAAGCTGTCCGGCATTTTCGACGATCGCTGTTGGAGGCGAGAATGCGGTGGTCTTGCACTATGAAGACAATAATAAGAAATTAAATGATGGCGAGTGTATTCTTTTGGATTTGGGGGCGGACTGGAGTAAATACTCTGCGGATATTTCAAGAACCTATCCCGTAAATGGACGTTTTTCTGAGCGACAAAGAGCAGTTTACGAGGCGGTGTTGGATACCTTGAAGACCGTTACGGCAGCCGTGAAACCTGGAAAAACCCTGATGAATCTACAGAATCTTTCCAAGGAAATATTGGGCGGGCATTTGAAGGCATTGGGTTTGATTGAAAGGGAAGACGAAATTATAAAATATTATTATCATGGGATTGGCCATCACTTGGGGTTGGATACCCACGATGCCTTTCATCGAGGCCTTGAACTTAAACCGGGTATGGTGATTACTGTAGAGCCGGGGCTTTATATCAAGGAATGGGGCGTTGGAGTTCGCATTGAAGATGACGTCTTGGTCACGGAAACGGGTTACGAGGTCTTGTCAGCTTCCATTATCAGGGAAGCGGATGAGATTGAAGCACGCATGAATCATAATTCCATGAGTTAA
- a CDS encoding GntR family transcriptional regulator yields MSNQTIAKYQTIKEAIKKQIERGELREGDRLPSDAQFCQTYQVSRITVTRAIHDLVAEGLLYRIRGKGTFVKDEVITEGVLKLSGFTERMRQQNLDLQTQLIKRDWVLIPEKMATYFGLNPDLMVIRLKRMRIVNGKPFCLSVSYLMPDVFYWVLVEDMEVESLYDCLEHKYALKLGDGQQRIQVDYLIDQDAKLFSMDQDQPFLKLSLYCFLTDGRPAQFEESFYVGSRYVYEMQLKREMTKP; encoded by the coding sequence ATGTCAAATCAAACAATCGCGAAATACCAAACTATTAAAGAAGCGATAAAAAAACAGATTGAAAGAGGAGAATTGCGGGAAGGAGACCGTCTTCCTTCGGATGCGCAATTTTGCCAAACCTATCAGGTGAGCCGGATTACGGTCACCAGAGCGATTCATGATTTGGTTGCGGAAGGCTTGTTGTATCGGATTCGCGGGAAAGGCACCTTTGTCAAAGATGAAGTCATTACGGAAGGTGTTTTAAAGTTGTCGGGATTTACGGAACGGATGCGACAGCAAAATCTTGATTTGCAGACGCAATTGATTAAAAGAGATTGGGTGCTTATCCCGGAGAAAATGGCTACATATTTTGGGTTGAATCCTGATCTTATGGTTATTCGGCTCAAGAGGATGCGAATTGTTAATGGGAAACCCTTCTGCCTGAGTGTTTCCTATTTGATGCCCGACGTTTTTTATTGGGTCTTAGTGGAGGACATGGAGGTGGAATCGCTTTATGATTGCTTGGAGCATAAATACGCATTGAAACTTGGGGATGGTCAACAAAGGATTCAAGTTGATTATTTGATCGATCAAGACGCCAAGCTATTTTCCATGGATCAAGATCAACCATTTTTGAAACTTTCACTATATTGTTTTTTAACCGATGGTCGTCCGGCACAATTTGAAGAAAGCTTTTATGTAGGAAGTCGATATGTTTATGAAATGCAATTGAAGAGAGAAATGACAAAGCCTTAG
- a CDS encoding DNA internalization-related competence protein ComEC/Rec2, which translates to MGVAFQAEPWILWVICALAIASWTILPSKSNRFTCMKRVINRWQILILCGVLLFFFLRVSQEMDQRTLLIPQELNGAAGRVVSRDASGMDLRLETPEEWKKIQVRIWTDVPQPRGTILRVSGRVEPYQRAANPGGRDEFLWAASQDLLYEGNRLKVVKVSCPPPSLESKLRSAITRDFPQEIQGLATALLLGDRADLDVEQRESMRALGLSHLFAISGFHFALLMFFLRGMIKRLGASPWLSNGIGLILLWMYGTIIGFPISALRALVLMSFIFGGELTHLRVDRINLLFAAVFVLLLVEPFSIYSLGFQLSVVATLSLLVLPRWIQAICFPRTPILGRWLSPILAVQVGVLPLLMRGFGEVSLFVFFGNLVLAPLFVGVLGILFFWAGSVVVFSGVWIAPLTVWVISSWLAIVEFCSASFLTLLPVLQPSWWSIAGYYFLLVFFYQVSVGKIAFSLDQGRRIFAALIFALVLGFFYPIPIRLWVLDVGQGDAILLTAKNQSVLWDAGGTPFSDWEVGRNRVEPALDALGIRQLDWGIVTHFDADHVEGMVELVEDHRVKRLVIGPHQTDNAWVEPLRHVTANVPVLSLKKELTLGRGRAVDIRLHAPRLHQKENDNSILSRIRMNGTRVLLTGDMEADKEREWLKKLDVRAELLKVAHHGSNTSTTDAFLDQVNPEIALISVGKNTYGHPSPAVVKRLENRDIEMYRTDQEGALEVQFTRDGYCVIPFRQGRISFMQWWLSRWRLWCWWGLAILMSIGIRVWKTEEKL; encoded by the coding sequence ATGGGAGTTGCATTCCAAGCAGAGCCTTGGATTCTGTGGGTGATTTGTGCGCTGGCGATTGCTAGTTGGACCATCCTTCCTAGCAAGAGTAATCGGTTTACATGTATGAAACGGGTGATTAACCGTTGGCAGATCCTAATTCTGTGTGGAGTGCTGCTCTTTTTTTTCCTTCGTGTATCTCAGGAGATGGATCAACGTACGCTGCTGATTCCCCAGGAACTGAATGGGGCAGCGGGGCGTGTGGTTTCTAGAGATGCAAGCGGTATGGATTTGCGTCTTGAAACCCCTGAAGAGTGGAAGAAGATTCAGGTACGAATTTGGACGGATGTTCCTCAACCTAGAGGGACAATCTTGCGGGTTTCTGGTCGTGTTGAACCCTATCAGCGGGCGGCGAATCCTGGTGGTCGTGATGAATTTCTTTGGGCGGCGTCTCAAGACTTATTATATGAAGGAAATCGATTAAAGGTGGTGAAGGTGTCTTGTCCGCCGCCTTCCCTGGAAAGCAAACTAAGAAGCGCGATCACACGTGATTTTCCTCAAGAAATTCAGGGATTGGCAACAGCCTTGCTCTTAGGGGATCGGGCAGATTTGGATGTGGAGCAACGAGAATCGATGCGCGCTCTTGGATTGAGCCATCTATTTGCGATCTCTGGATTTCATTTTGCTCTGCTGATGTTTTTCTTACGGGGAATGATTAAACGCTTGGGCGCGAGTCCTTGGCTTTCCAATGGGATTGGTTTGATTTTGCTTTGGATGTATGGAACCATTATTGGATTTCCTATTTCTGCTTTACGCGCTCTGGTTCTGATGAGTTTCATATTTGGCGGGGAGTTGACACATTTGCGGGTAGACCGGATTAATCTTCTTTTTGCAGCGGTCTTTGTTCTTCTTTTGGTGGAACCTTTTTCGATCTATTCTTTGGGTTTTCAGCTTTCGGTTGTGGCGACTCTTTCTTTACTGGTTTTACCAAGGTGGATTCAAGCCATTTGCTTTCCACGCACCCCGATTTTAGGACGTTGGCTCTCACCGATTTTAGCGGTGCAGGTGGGGGTGTTGCCCTTGTTGATGAGGGGGTTTGGGGAGGTGTCTCTCTTTGTTTTCTTTGGGAATTTAGTATTGGCACCCCTTTTTGTTGGTGTGCTGGGCATTTTGTTTTTTTGGGCGGGTTCGGTGGTGGTATTTTCTGGAGTATGGATTGCACCCTTGACAGTTTGGGTGATTTCTAGCTGGCTTGCAATTGTTGAATTCTGTTCAGCATCTTTTTTGACCTTGTTACCTGTACTTCAACCTTCCTGGTGGTCGATAGCGGGCTATTATTTTTTGTTGGTTTTCTTTTATCAGGTTTCTGTGGGAAAAATCGCCTTTTCTTTGGATCAGGGACGGCGGATATTTGCTGCCCTGATCTTTGCTCTTGTCTTAGGATTTTTCTATCCGATTCCCATACGCCTATGGGTCTTGGATGTTGGACAAGGAGATGCGATTCTTTTAACAGCTAAGAATCAATCGGTCTTATGGGATGCGGGAGGAACGCCGTTTTCTGATTGGGAAGTGGGGCGTAATCGGGTGGAGCCTGCCTTAGACGCTCTTGGAATTCGTCAGCTGGATTGGGGAATTGTGACACATTTTGATGCGGATCATGTGGAAGGTATGGTAGAATTGGTTGAGGATCACCGGGTCAAACGGCTTGTAATTGGTCCTCATCAGACGGATAATGCATGGGTGGAACCTTTGCGGCATGTGACTGCTAATGTTCCTGTACTTTCTTTGAAGAAAGAATTAACGTTGGGACGGGGACGTGCTGTGGATATTCGCTTGCATGCACCACGCCTTCATCAAAAGGAAAATGACAATTCGATTTTAAGTCGAATTCGAATGAATGGAACGAGGGTATTGTTGACGGGGGACATGGAAGCGGATAAGGAGAGAGAATGGCTGAAAAAATTGGATGTAAGGGCAGAGCTTCTCAAGGTCGCTCATCATGGATCAAACACGTCAACAACGGATGCATTTTTAGATCAAGTGAATCCGGAGATTGCCTTGATTTCCGTAGGGAAGAATACATATGGACATCCGTCACCGGCTGTGGTGAAACGATTAGAAAATCGAGATATTGAAATGTATAGAACGGATCAAGAGGGCGCATTGGAAGTGCAGTTTACTCGAGACGGATATTGTGTGATTCCGTTTCGCCAGGGGCGGATCTCGTTCATGCAGTGGTGGTTGTCACGTTGGCGCCTGTGGTGTTGGTGGGGGCTTGCAATTTTGATGAGCATTGGCATAAGAGTATGGAAGACAGAGGAGAAACTATGA